A region from the Tahibacter amnicola genome encodes:
- a CDS encoding DUF4253 domain-containing protein gives MPTDTADIRSVFEATPLESAALAEVAVLDTSETVVAFELAGIDPLAAWRCARERVRDTGRWPVLTLVGAGRSGAWSRVVASEDYFSRFYFEEEERDRRRDDEPETILQAAQAVDVAGALAAIPDDTTGFLFELLDVALAETRRRFGKAPVVDDPGEFLLRELIYDQHALERWFFEWERRNGTDALQLAGDGLAHLEWFAPPPEEQALLLLPSARHWEAPAYIHWFGALRCNSQTIVALLREWHARFGAELVAHYGTILQFGVARPPATPEAAFELAWQQHVVAPCTTLLPGVSVRNHARALLHAQRWFLHERP, from the coding sequence ATGCCGACCGACACCGCCGACATCCGATCCGTGTTTGAGGCAACACCGCTGGAAAGCGCGGCGTTGGCGGAAGTGGCGGTTTTGGATACCTCAGAGACGGTTGTCGCGTTTGAGCTCGCTGGCATCGATCCGCTGGCGGCCTGGCGCTGTGCGCGGGAGCGGGTCCGGGACACGGGCCGGTGGCCGGTGCTCACGCTCGTGGGCGCGGGCCGCAGCGGCGCCTGGAGCCGCGTCGTGGCGAGCGAGGACTACTTCAGCCGCTTCTACTTCGAAGAGGAAGAACGCGACAGGCGCCGGGATGACGAACCGGAGACCATCCTCCAGGCCGCACAGGCCGTCGATGTGGCGGGGGCGCTGGCGGCGATTCCGGATGACACCACGGGCTTCCTGTTCGAATTGCTCGACGTGGCGCTGGCGGAGACGCGCCGACGCTTCGGGAAGGCGCCGGTGGTCGACGATCCGGGCGAGTTCCTGCTGCGCGAGCTGATCTACGACCAGCATGCGCTGGAGCGCTGGTTTTTCGAGTGGGAGCGGCGCAACGGAACCGATGCCTTGCAGCTGGCCGGCGACGGCCTGGCCCACCTGGAATGGTTCGCACCGCCGCCGGAGGAGCAGGCGCTGTTGCTGTTGCCCTCCGCGCGCCATTGGGAGGCGCCCGCCTATATTCACTGGTTTGGTGCGCTCCGCTGCAACAGCCAGACGATCGTGGCCTTGCTCCGGGAATGGCATGCGCGTTTTGGCGCCGAGCTGGTGGCGCACTATGGAACGATTCTCCAGTTCGGCGTGGCACGGCCACCGGCCACGCCGGAGGCGGCCTTCGAACTGGCGTGGCAGCAGCATGTGGTTGCGCCGTGCACGACGCTGCTTCCGGGCGTGTCGGTGCGCAATCACGCGCGGGCGCTGCTGCACGCCCAGCGCTGGTTTCTGCACGAACGGCCGTAA
- the paoA gene encoding aldehyde dehydrogenase iron-sulfur subunit PaoA — protein sequence MSAFNPGRRQWLKSSAAAGGAAAAGTLLSGTKTVADTMAAESATAAAPDAPSTMNVLLRVNGRDHQLMVDPRITLLDALRERLHLTGAKKGCDQGQCGACTVLVDGRRIVSCLTLAVMQEGREITTIEGLGTPAKLHPMQAAFVRHDGFQCGFCTPGQICSAVAMLEEVKAGVPSHVTADLTRAASPTAQECRERMSGNLCRCGAYSNIQDAIAEVAGVRR from the coding sequence ATGAGCGCGTTCAATCCCGGTCGACGGCAATGGCTCAAGTCCAGCGCGGCGGCCGGTGGGGCCGCAGCGGCCGGCACCCTCTTGAGCGGTACAAAAACGGTAGCGGACACCATGGCCGCCGAGTCGGCAACGGCTGCCGCACCGGATGCGCCCTCGACGATGAATGTGTTGCTGCGGGTGAATGGCCGGGACCACCAGCTGATGGTGGATCCGCGCATCACCTTGCTGGATGCGTTGCGCGAACGGCTGCACCTGACTGGTGCCAAGAAGGGTTGCGACCAGGGCCAGTGTGGCGCCTGTACCGTGCTCGTCGATGGACGTCGCATCGTGTCGTGCCTGACGCTGGCGGTGATGCAGGAAGGACGCGAGATCACCACGATCGAAGGGCTGGGCACGCCGGCGAAGTTGCACCCGATGCAGGCCGCGTTTGTCAGGCACGATGGTTTTCAATGTGGATTTTGCACGCCGGGGCAGATCTGCTCGGCGGTGGCGATGCTCGAGGAAGTGAAAGCGGGTGTGCCCAGCCACGTGACGGCGGATCTCACCCGCGCCGCTTCGCCGACTGCGCAGGAATGCCGCGAGCGCATGAGTGGCAATCTCTGCCGTTGCGGTGCCTATTCCAATATCCAGGATGCGATCGCCGAGGTCGCCGGAGTGAGGCGATGA
- a CDS encoding FAD binding domain-containing protein, with protein MIPFTYVRADSPAAAASAAAANPGAKFIAGGTNLLDLMKLQIETPTHLIDINGLALDQIETTTDGGLRIGALVRNTDLAADERVRRDYPVLTRALVAGASPQLRNQATTAGNLLQRTRCPYFYDTHQPCNKRQPGSGCGALAGFSRHHAIVGTSQHCIATHPSDMAVAMRVLDASVETVRPDGATRRIAIADFHHLPGATPQVENELDAGELITAVVLPRPLGGQQFYRKVRDRASYAFALVSAAVIVHKDGTGRIALGGVAHKPWRVDAADEALPGGAKAAAAALVAGAKTTPDNAFKVALVERTIAAVLADAKG; from the coding sequence ATGATTCCCTTCACCTATGTGCGTGCCGACTCGCCTGCGGCGGCCGCTTCAGCGGCTGCGGCCAATCCCGGCGCAAAGTTCATCGCGGGAGGCACGAACCTGCTGGACCTGATGAAGCTGCAGATCGAGACGCCGACGCATCTGATCGACATCAACGGGCTGGCGCTTGACCAGATCGAAACGACTACCGATGGGGGCTTGCGCATCGGCGCACTCGTGCGCAACACCGACCTGGCGGCAGACGAGCGCGTGCGCCGCGACTATCCGGTGCTGACGAGAGCACTGGTGGCCGGGGCATCGCCCCAGCTGCGCAACCAGGCGACAACGGCCGGCAATCTGCTGCAGCGCACGCGATGCCCGTACTTCTACGATACCCACCAGCCGTGCAACAAACGCCAGCCGGGCAGCGGCTGCGGCGCCCTGGCGGGTTTCAGCCGGCATCACGCTATCGTCGGTACGAGCCAGCACTGTATTGCCACGCATCCGAGCGACATGGCTGTGGCCATGCGCGTACTGGATGCGTCCGTCGAAACGGTGCGGCCCGATGGTGCGACGCGCCGCATCGCGATCGCCGATTTTCACCACCTGCCGGGCGCTACGCCGCAGGTGGAGAATGAGCTCGACGCCGGTGAATTGATCACGGCGGTGGTTTTGCCGAGACCGCTGGGCGGTCAGCAGTTTTACCGCAAGGTGCGCGACCGCGCCTCCTACGCGTTTGCACTCGTCTCCGCGGCAGTGATCGTGCACAAGGACGGCACCGGGCGAATCGCGCTCGGCGGCGTGGCGCACAAGCCCTGGCGGGTGGACGCAGCGGACGAGGCGTTGCCCGGTGGCGCCAAGGCGGCAGCGGCCGCGCTGGTCGCCGGCGCGAAAACCACGCCGGACAACGCGTTCAAGGTGGCGCTGGTCGAACGCACGATCGCGGCCGTTCTCGCGGACGCGAAGGGGTAG
- the paoC gene encoding aldehyde oxidoreductase molybdenum-binding subunit PaoC has translation MKFDTPATTNPVDALKIIGQPVDRIDGPLKVTGTAPYACDRHDVVDNQAHGYVVGAAIAKGRITAMDLAAAKAAPGVLAIVTAENAGTLAKGRRNTAALLGGPAIQHYHQAIALVVAETFEQARDAAHRLQVAYAPAKGAFDLEAAKASAPIAKPIYGQDPAATAVGEFDVAFARAPVQLDATYRTADESHSMMEPHGTIAAWDGDQLTVWTSNQMVGWAVDDLARTLGMPREKVHVMSPFIGGGFGGKLFLRADVVLAALGARAAKRPVKVSLPRALMPNNTTHRSATIQRIRIGATSDGTITAIGHECWSGDLAGGKPEAAAMQTRALYAGEHRMTEHRLAVLDLAEANAMRAPGEAPGLAALEIAMDEMAEKLGMDPIAFRVHNDTQVVPDNGQSSTDDAKADTSHPPFSKRPLVECLQDGAKRFGWDKRAMKPGSARDGRWLVGMGVAAAFRDNLLTKSAARVRLDRRGVITVETDMTDIGTGSYTIIGQTAAEVMGVGLDQVVVRLADSRFPVSCGSGGQWGGNNATSGVYAACMKLREAVLKQAGFDGREATFAEGAVHSGDRRVTLASLADGRDLVAEDGIEYGDLDKRYRQSTFGAHFVEVGVDAATGETRVRRMLAVCACGRILNPKTARSQVIGAMTMGVGAALMESLVVDRRAGYFANHDLASYEIPVHADIPHQEVVFLDETDPMSSPMKAKGVAELGICGVAAAVANAIYNATGVRVRDYPITLDKLLPHLPGVV, from the coding sequence ATGAAATTCGACACGCCGGCGACGACCAACCCCGTCGATGCGCTGAAGATCATTGGCCAGCCGGTCGATCGCATCGACGGCCCGCTCAAGGTGACAGGCACGGCACCCTATGCCTGCGACCGGCACGATGTGGTCGACAATCAGGCGCATGGTTATGTGGTGGGGGCGGCCATCGCGAAGGGGCGCATCACGGCGATGGATCTGGCGGCCGCAAAGGCGGCACCGGGCGTGCTGGCCATCGTGACGGCGGAGAATGCGGGCACGCTGGCCAAGGGCCGGCGCAACACGGCGGCGCTGCTGGGCGGGCCTGCGATCCAGCACTATCACCAGGCGATTGCGCTGGTCGTCGCGGAAACCTTCGAGCAGGCGCGGGACGCTGCACACCGGCTGCAGGTGGCGTACGCCCCCGCCAAGGGCGCCTTCGATCTGGAAGCGGCCAAGGCGTCCGCGCCCATCGCCAAGCCGATCTACGGCCAGGACCCGGCGGCGACGGCCGTCGGCGAATTCGACGTGGCGTTTGCCAGGGCGCCGGTGCAACTGGACGCGACGTATCGGACGGCGGACGAATCGCATTCGATGATGGAGCCGCACGGAACGATCGCGGCCTGGGACGGCGACCAGCTGACCGTCTGGACCTCGAACCAGATGGTGGGCTGGGCGGTGGATGACCTTGCGCGGACCCTTGGCATGCCCAGGGAGAAGGTGCATGTGATGTCGCCCTTCATCGGTGGCGGGTTTGGCGGCAAATTGTTCCTGCGCGCTGACGTGGTGCTCGCGGCGCTGGGCGCGCGGGCGGCGAAGCGGCCGGTGAAGGTGAGCTTGCCGCGCGCGCTGATGCCGAACAACACCACGCATCGTTCCGCGACGATCCAGCGCATCCGTATCGGCGCGACCAGCGACGGGACGATCACCGCTATCGGGCACGAGTGCTGGTCAGGCGATCTGGCGGGCGGAAAACCGGAAGCGGCCGCGATGCAGACGCGCGCACTGTATGCGGGCGAGCACCGCATGACCGAACATCGGCTGGCAGTACTGGACCTGGCCGAAGCCAACGCGATGCGCGCACCGGGCGAGGCGCCGGGGCTTGCGGCCCTGGAGATCGCCATGGACGAGATGGCGGAAAAACTCGGCATGGATCCGATCGCTTTCCGTGTACACAATGATACGCAAGTGGTACCGGATAACGGGCAATCGTCGACGGACGATGCAAAAGCCGATACGTCCCATCCGCCGTTCTCGAAGCGGCCGCTGGTCGAATGCCTGCAGGACGGGGCGAAACGGTTTGGCTGGGACAAGCGTGCGATGAAGCCTGGCAGTGCGCGCGACGGCCGGTGGCTGGTCGGCATGGGCGTGGCGGCCGCTTTTCGCGACAACCTGTTGACCAAGTCCGCGGCGCGTGTGCGGCTGGACCGGCGCGGCGTGATCACCGTCGAAACCGACATGACCGATATCGGCACCGGCAGCTACACCATCATCGGCCAGACGGCGGCGGAAGTGATGGGTGTCGGGCTGGACCAGGTGGTGGTGCGGCTCGCGGATTCGCGATTTCCGGTTTCGTGCGGCTCGGGCGGGCAGTGGGGCGGCAACAATGCGACGTCCGGCGTCTATGCCGCGTGCATGAAGTTGCGCGAAGCTGTGTTGAAGCAAGCGGGTTTCGACGGACGCGAAGCGACATTCGCCGAGGGCGCCGTTCACTCGGGCGATCGCCGTGTCACGCTGGCGTCGCTGGCGGACGGCAGAGACCTCGTAGCCGAGGACGGCATTGAATACGGCGACCTGGACAAACGCTACCGCCAGTCGACGTTTGGTGCGCATTTTGTGGAAGTCGGCGTGGACGCTGCCACCGGCGAAACCCGTGTCCGACGCATGCTGGCGGTTTGCGCCTGCGGACGCATCCTCAATCCCAAGACGGCGCGCAGCCAGGTGATTGGCGCGATGACCATGGGAGTCGGTGCGGCATTGATGGAATCGCTGGTGGTCGACCGGCGGGCGGGCTACTTCGCCAATCACGATCTGGCCAGCTACGAGATACCGGTGCATGCGGATATCCCGCACCAGGAAGTGGTCTTTCTTGACGAGACGGATCCAATGTCCTCGCCCATGAAAGCCAAGGGCGTGGCGGAGCTGGGTATCTGCGGCGTAGCGGCGGCCGTGGCCAATGCGATCTACAACGCCACTGGCGTGCGTGTGCGTGACTACCCCATCACGCTTGACAAGCTATTGCCCCATTTGCCTGGCGTGGTGTGA
- a CDS encoding glutaredoxin, with amino-acid sequence MFALEWCEFCWAVRKLFGHCRIPYRSIDLDSTAYQRDDRGGQIRAVLRQRTACKTIPQIFLGGEFIGGATDTFDAFRSGTLQRRLSERGVSFDATVLVDPYTFLPGWLHPR; translated from the coding sequence ATGTTTGCCCTGGAATGGTGCGAATTCTGCTGGGCGGTCAGGAAACTCTTCGGCCATTGCCGCATTCCCTATCGCTCCATTGACCTGGATTCGACGGCCTACCAGCGCGACGACCGTGGCGGACAGATTCGCGCGGTGTTGCGGCAACGGACTGCCTGCAAGACGATTCCGCAGATCTTTCTGGGCGGCGAGTTCATCGGCGGCGCGACGGACACGTTCGATGCCTTCCGGTCCGGGACGCTGCAACGGCGCCTTTCCGAACGGGGCGTGTCCTTCGATGCAACGGTGCTGGTGGATCCGTACACGTTTCTGCCGGGATGGCTGCATCCGCGATAG
- a CDS encoding cysteine hydrolase — translation MTSTPLRKPQDTHCACALLLIDWFSCWPMRERDQLLPRARDASRVAARLVQRARQRDVPVIFANDNFGHWRSDFRAVVDAAVEEGGLAAEIATRMAPDPGDYFVLKPKHSAYFGTPLDLLLSHLRTRTILIAGITTDQCVLATAIDGHIRDRRIVVVRDACAAATASRHKGALERIEAFGISAMNSRSVRWDRLAD, via the coding sequence ATGACGTCGACACCGCTGAGGAAGCCACAGGATACCCACTGTGCGTGCGCGCTGCTTCTGATCGACTGGTTCAGTTGCTGGCCCATGCGGGAACGCGACCAGCTGCTGCCGCGGGCACGCGACGCATCACGGGTCGCGGCACGACTGGTTCAGCGCGCCCGCCAGCGTGACGTCCCCGTCATTTTCGCCAACGACAATTTCGGGCACTGGCGATCGGATTTCCGCGCCGTCGTGGATGCGGCGGTCGAGGAAGGAGGCCTGGCCGCCGAGATCGCCACACGCATGGCTCCGGATCCGGGCGACTACTTCGTTCTCAAACCGAAACACTCGGCCTATTTCGGCACGCCGTTGGATCTGCTGCTGTCGCACTTGCGGACCCGGACGATTCTGATCGCCGGCATCACGACGGATCAGTGCGTCCTGGCCACCGCAATTGACGGGCACATTCGCGACCGCCGTATCGTTGTCGTCCGCGATGCCTGTGCGGCGGCTACGGCAAGTCGTCACAAGGGCGCGCTGGAACGTATCGAAGCGTTTGGCATTTCGGCGATGAACAGCCGATCGGTGCGCTGGGACAGGCTGGCTGATTGA
- a CDS encoding winged helix-turn-helix domain-containing protein — protein sequence MNDLPSEFRVGTCRVEPGELRLHRDGQPVKLEPRVLAVLLCLVRRAGRTVSRDDLLAEAWRGQIVSDDAINRAIWKLRAALAGDQADANVIETVPRLGYRLLWPVDLLDTTPLPLRREPTPSAPATGSDNAKPPAEAPPPASRERRTPWRLGLVAAGAMALAAAVTYRLVPDTSRPAQIQLRSFTHLPWAEYEPAFSPDGRRMVFAADGDTGSQLWVQPIDSATAEPLTRTTANDHSPAWSPTADRIAFVRETTATCTIELIPATGGESRTVGQCAPNFWANISFSADGRQLVISDRNLDGVHPQSLWLIDIASGHREELTRPTELHGDFLPRWSPDGRHIAFARSLGRSQYQLLRQSTAAEAAPEFILESPSAVRWLAWRDSERLMYLTRDNGLPTLWQWHDGKVTQWLTLTDLDIDAFVIAPDGRRAALVRTQRQRSIWQHPNPRSPSAASADTRPLLTSSREDFQAAYSPDGRQLAFASTRNGRPALWLADPDGSRARILWGETESRVGGFSWSPDSRRLVFERNRGMRAELCIVTLAGAASCLKTPGEKSEMPAWSVDGQWIYYTAEADASWILRRIRVDGTDDAPLVADQAYAATPSRDGQRVWFARVGVPGLWSHELATGREVQVLDDLPALNPRAYAEGADGLYYLAADGQITFRAADGQRQTLFKPDGIIRPATISLHPSGDWLLISRDEKDRGDISLVDNLDEIAPP from the coding sequence ATGAACGATCTGCCTTCCGAATTCCGGGTTGGAACCTGCCGCGTCGAACCGGGCGAACTTCGCCTGCACCGCGACGGCCAGCCGGTGAAGCTGGAACCGCGCGTCCTGGCCGTCCTGCTGTGCCTGGTCCGGCGCGCGGGCCGCACGGTCAGCCGCGACGACCTCCTCGCCGAGGCGTGGCGCGGCCAGATCGTCAGCGACGATGCGATCAACCGGGCGATCTGGAAGCTGCGCGCGGCGCTCGCCGGGGACCAGGCCGACGCCAACGTGATCGAGACGGTTCCGCGGCTCGGCTATCGGCTGCTGTGGCCCGTGGATCTGCTGGACACCACGCCGCTCCCCCTGCGGCGAGAGCCGACGCCGTCGGCACCGGCAACGGGTTCGGACAACGCGAAGCCACCCGCTGAAGCGCCGCCGCCCGCCTCGCGCGAACGACGCACGCCGTGGCGCCTCGGCCTGGTGGCGGCCGGCGCCATGGCCCTGGCAGCCGCAGTGACCTACCGGCTGGTGCCGGACACGTCCCGTCCCGCACAGATCCAGCTGCGCAGCTTCACCCACCTGCCCTGGGCGGAATACGAGCCCGCGTTCTCACCCGACGGGCGGCGCATGGTGTTCGCGGCCGATGGCGACACAGGCTCCCAACTGTGGGTGCAGCCGATCGACAGCGCGACCGCCGAACCGCTGACGCGAACCACCGCCAATGACCATTCGCCTGCCTGGTCGCCCACCGCCGACCGTATCGCCTTCGTCCGGGAAACTACGGCGACCTGCACGATCGAGCTGATACCGGCCACGGGCGGTGAGTCACGCACCGTCGGCCAGTGCGCGCCCAACTTCTGGGCCAATATCAGCTTCTCGGCCGATGGCCGCCAGCTGGTGATCTCCGACCGCAATCTCGACGGCGTGCATCCGCAATCGTTGTGGCTGATCGACATCGCATCAGGCCACCGCGAGGAACTCACACGACCCACCGAACTGCATGGGGATTTCCTGCCGCGCTGGTCGCCCGACGGCCGGCACATCGCGTTTGCGCGCAGCCTGGGGCGCAGCCAGTACCAACTGCTGCGCCAGAGCACAGCGGCAGAGGCAGCGCCCGAGTTCATCCTGGAATCGCCGTCCGCGGTGCGCTGGCTCGCCTGGCGCGACAGCGAACGCCTGATGTACCTGACCCGCGATAACGGGCTGCCTACCCTCTGGCAGTGGCACGACGGCAAGGTCACGCAGTGGCTGACCCTGACGGACCTGGATATCGACGCCTTCGTGATCGCGCCCGACGGCCGCCGTGCCGCCCTCGTGCGTACGCAGCGGCAACGTTCCATCTGGCAGCACCCGAACCCGCGCTCACCATCGGCCGCGTCGGCGGACACCCGCCCGCTGCTGACCTCCTCGCGCGAGGATTTCCAGGCGGCCTATTCCCCCGATGGCCGGCAACTGGCGTTCGCCTCCACCCGCAACGGGCGGCCTGCACTCTGGCTCGCTGATCCGGACGGCAGCCGCGCGCGAATCCTGTGGGGCGAGACGGAAAGCCGCGTCGGTGGTTTCAGCTGGTCGCCGGATTCCCGGCGCCTGGTGTTTGAGCGAAACCGCGGCATGCGCGCGGAGCTGTGTATCGTCACTCTCGCCGGCGCCGCCAGCTGCCTGAAGACGCCGGGAGAAAAAAGCGAGATGCCCGCCTGGTCCGTCGACGGCCAGTGGATCTACTACACCGCGGAGGCTGACGCGTCCTGGATCCTTCGGCGCATCCGTGTCGATGGCACTGATGACGCTCCGCTGGTCGCCGACCAGGCCTATGCGGCCACGCCCAGCCGCGACGGCCAGCGGGTGTGGTTTGCGCGCGTCGGCGTGCCGGGCCTGTGGTCGCACGAACTCGCCACCGGCCGCGAAGTGCAGGTCCTGGACGACCTGCCCGCTCTGAATCCGCGCGCCTACGCCGAAGGGGCTGATGGCCTGTACTACCTCGCCGCCGACGGCCAGATCACCTTCCGCGCCGCGGATGGCCAACGCCAGACGCTGTTCAAGCCCGACGGCATCATTCGGCCGGCGACCATCAGCCTGCATCCCAGCGGTGACTGGCTGCTGATCTCACGCGACGAAAAGGATCGCGGTGACATCAGCCTCGTCGACAACCTGGACGAGATCGCGCCGCCGTGA